The window TAGTGACTTATTTCCTTTGGTAGGGTGAATAGTGTTCTTGAAGGAAGTTTATATATAGCTTTCAAATTGGGAACTCAGAGTAGTTTGGGATATACTGCTGCTACTTAATACTGAACGAATGGTGATGGAAATTGGAACAGCTCACCATTGATAATCACAAAAAGGGAGTGTAACCTAGAACTAAGACTTCCTTAGAAGGCTTATGTAATGATAGATACAAATGGAAGATGTCTAGAACTTGACAACAGTATTGTAATAGTATTGTTTGTCTTTATATGTTTGTCTCTCAGTCCAATAATGCAGTATTTGGTCCATTTTTTGGGCCCTATGGGCAGGATTACAGAATCTGCATGTGATACTTGTTTTTTTATGTAATCTACTGCATTGGTGAAATAAAATTATATCCTCCTATTTCTTCTTAAAGAATATGTAAAGACATAAAAGAATCTCAACAACAATTGATCTTCTTATGCGCATGTTTTTAACAAATTAAATTTTCAAACATGTCTTTTTTCCTTTGtacatttacttttttttttttctttttttgtgtgtgtgtgtgtgcaggGGTGGAGCTAGAGGGACGGGAACTCCCTTCGCAGAAAAATTACACTCTatatacattgtaattttttTAATGTATATACACTAGATGTTCAACCTTCTTGCCAAAACTTTTGCCTCTGCCACCGAGTgtattccaattttatgaatatcttcaACTATAATTTTTCTCTTCTTCAAAATTGACAAAAGCATTTCTCAAATGATTTACGCTTTAGCTATACACAAATTAATATTCTCGCCGAAGTTTTTCTTTGAAAATTTAGTATGACTAAAGTACTTCATAAAATAAGCAGATTTTGGAAATTTGGTCGAACAAACTCTTAGTAATGAGCACTTATTCATTACTCAAATCAATTCATGATCAAAGAGAGGAAATAACCTTTACATGTTACTCTCTGCCTCTGGTAAACATACTGCAAGCAGGCACTTGAATACTGGAGATAAAAACAAATACAACCGAGAAAGGAGGGATTCACTTGTATAGGTTCCAAAGGAGGATTCTTCCAACTTCAGGACTCTATGATACATTTGCTTGGTATATGATTTGAGTTCACGATTGCCCCGACAACAGGCGTTGGTGGAGCGCGCCGTGAGGGCAAGGATGAAATGAAGTCAACCAAATCATTCAGATTCTTATGTGAAGAACCATCAGTCTGCATACCAGCAACTATGTTTTGTTTCATGTCTACTACCCTTGACTTCAGATCTTTGCCTTCTTCACTTAACATGAGATTCCTTACTGTTTTCTCTATAACTGTTCTCTCAAACACCTCTAATTCGAACCCAACCTTATATATTTGGCTCAGATACCTCGCATTCACTGGTTGGTCTCCCAAAAACGGCCTGCATATCAAAGGGACTTCTTCACAAATACTTTCAAGCGTAGAATTCCAACCACAATGACTGAAAAATCCTGCTACCGCGGGATGTGCAAGCACCTGTTTTTGTGGGGCCCATTTCACTATCCGGCCTCTCTCTCCTACCATTTTCACAAAACCATCCGGCAGTGCCTCAGCCCATTGAAAGCCCGAGACAGAGCCCGGACGAATTACCCACAAGAATGGTTGCTCACTGTTAACTAATCCCCAAGCTATCTCAATTAGCTCTTTGTCATCAATTCTTACTAGGCTACCTAAGCTGACATAGAGAACTGAATTAGAAGCTTGTTTATCGAGCCACTCGATACAACTTCTATCTTCTTCTAGTATGCTAGTCGATGAGGACAAAGACGCCATTTTGTGAAAAGGGCCTATTGGAAAGAAAGGCACATTGTAATGTTCCTGAAGGCGTAACAGCATTGAATTCTCCAAATCTTGCATCGTGTTCCAAATAGTCGCCACAGATGATCCTATATTGCTCATTGCTCTACAGAACTCTAGTACCGGTTCTGGAACATCATTATCAATGACAGGAAACGGTACATCCTTAAACCTCAGGGGATGAAGCTGTGGTAACGGATCCAACAACTGAGAATCTGGAATTGCATGAATAATCAATCTCTTGGAAGCAATGCAGACTAGGGAAAGATGAGTcaaaatggaagaaaaagatTTATAGGCTATATATCTTAGTCCTATAATAAGTTACTTTAGGTCCTATGCTTTCAGAGCCCTATGTATCCCTTTAACTATGGGTTCATCTGAACCTAATAACTTTTGACACAGAgtatatatgtattatatatacTAAAATCTCAATAAATATTAAATCTGAATCCATAATTTATTGGTACAATGAATTCAACGCAAAACTGAATTCTTTAAGTTTGAGTCCTGGATCTCCCACTTTATGCTCTCTAGGAGTGGTTTAGCCTATATTTCTAGTatcttttgtttttatttttgttttgtatAATGTTGGgctaatatttatttaaacaGGGAACATGGTCATTAAGGATTATATAGCCGACCCCACTTGTTTGTTCAGGACATAGTTGTTGTTATGGTATTGAATTTTAAATATTTGTTATTTAAATTTTGAAGCAAAATATGTGTTTGTTCTCTTACCTTCAAAAGGAAGATATTTTTCTGGTTGCTGAAGAATGGTGAGCATACAGTTCAAATATGCAGCACTAAAAGTGCGCAAAACAATGCTAGGAAGCCTCAGCTGAGTCACCACATCATCGACGAAGAACATGACATTATCATAAATGATACAGGCGAGTTGATCACCTCGAACattctcttcctcttcctcttccaaCATCTTAATGAGGTAATTTCTGAGGGGATCCTTGCAATTCTCGTTCATATCGTACATGTTCTCTAAAGTCGGGAATGAGATGTCAATTCCCTGTAACCCGTCGTCCATAGAATGGAAGATGAATTCAGGATGATTGGAGTAATTAGGAGCATTGTATTCAGTATGTGCAACTATGATAGAAAAGCCTTGAGAATGAAGGATACTTCCAAGCTGCAGCATTGGTGTTACATGCCCCTGGAATGGGCATGGCACTAGCACTACACTTTGGCTTCTTTGTACCTTCATCTTTGCTTTCTTGAATTTCGGGTTTGTTCAAGATTTTATTAGTAGTGTTGTTTAAGGAACCTTATACATAGCTCTCAATGTTTGGAACTCTAAGGAGAAGGGGCGGATCTAGCCTTAAAATACTCGGTTAACCTGAACTCATAACTTTTGCTCAAATCCTGTATTTATATTAAGAGATTCattaaatatctataaatattttaattatgAATCtagttattattgtatattaacttgAAAACGTTATAGGAActcataaattttaaattctgAACCCGCTTATGCTGTTGAGGAGTTTGGAATATTCTGCAGCTACTTAATATTGGACGTATGATGATGGAAACTGGGACAACTCACAATTGTTAATCATAAAAAGGGAGTGTAAACCTAGAACTAAGATTTGTTTGGTGGCTTATGTAATGAGAGACACAAGTGGAAGATGCCTCGAACTTAACAATAGTATTGTTTGTCTTTATATGTTTGTCTTTTTAATCCAACAATTCAGTATTCAGTGCGTTTGTTCGGCCATTTATTCGGCCTTATGGGCGGGATAACAGATTCTGCAtgtgatagtttttttttttttttaataatatacaTGGGTGAAACTATATATGTTTTTGTTTCTTCTTGAAGAAGGTGTAAAGGAAAAAACTAATCTCAAGAAAAATAGAACTCTTTATgtgaatatttaaaaaaaaaaactttaaaacatgttttttttcctttgtacatttactatacttttttttttgtgggtgTATGTagcacctcgtagcttcgggcgaaggtttgactcataagataataatataatggaaccaatatgagggttatagaaagtgttttgaaaaccaattaagtcataagaaatgtctttgggcaaagaaaagttggaagccactctacggggcatgtttgcaagtgagtttatagaaggtcttacttataacgaccataacccctttattaattaggaatttgggaaaacttccttgattaaagttgtagccttttgaaatagctttccaacggtatattatgggtcttgaacagagctgtgtacaagaagttatgcctattttaccgaacactgtgcagaaccgatacccgtcgcttctcggggcgcgtgagggcgcgtgAGCGAGAGCGCGATGGTCCCGCTTCGCGGACCGATCGCGCAACTCTGAGTTTTTAGCTGCAGAATGTTGCGCGATGCACCCGCATCGCGGaaccatcgcgaaacaggtcaatttcgggtcaaaagtcgggtttacgcgttttcttGTTATATTTGGGGTTGGGGTTTATTTCTCCAACACCCCATCCACGAAAAATCTCTCTAAACTCAGAGACAACAAATCCCAAACCTCAAtaaccttccaaggtaagttttatcatgattctaggttgaatccaAGTCCCCAAAACCCTTCAAATCCATAGGGTTATGATTGGAATattattgttggatgtggaaaccctagaacccgaattcaagaggattggacttcaaaaaggtaatgtttctactccctaatcatttatagttgtgagttgatgaattctaaggagaatagtaaatgagtttgataaagaggattatatgaactatgctagaattTTGGATtattgacttgggattgttgtattcatgtgggtgatgaagaatgatgttaattacacctaattgagattgtagaatcaactAGAAGTAATAGagtggggatttggtgaagaaaacaccattaatgagggttgtggagcttcatgcccaccaagtgtttgataaaatgcttagatgaacaaaacatggatattgttgctaatatagagtccctatgacctgtattgctatagattaaagttgaagggattgaaggacattgtgatacgctcaaaagcaggaagttaaggtatgtagaacttccatccacatgtgggaatctctacgttcttcccgatgctccgtttcttgatattcatgaagttcaaatcctagggcactaaatccaacatattggtagcccgtacttatgtatttatgtacatgaatcttGTATCTATAttcattattgtattcctaatcttccattacggttattaggaatcccagcttaatccatgaatcatgaattcttcctcatgtgttctcattatgtttatatgaaactttatgatttcatccagcaagttacaagcatgttttcaagtcaagtatatatatatatatatatatatatatatatatatatgattacgaactattgttattactcatgaaccaaaaacatgttttgcaagattatgacaagttatcttatgaagctatatttacaagttatgattcatgaaaaccatgtacaagcaagttatgattcatgaaaaccatgtacaagcaagttatgattcatgaaaaccatgtacaagtaagttatgattcatgatataccatgggcagcaagtgccactattttacatgttcatgttttgggagttgcattaaataccgaggagggcttcagatagcctgaaactacgtagccaccgtaggatgaggatcgctccacccatgtcccggacgatctctcataatgactggatcctttcatattttattaaatctcatgttccctggaaaggactgagtgttctgctggcgggacgcaagcaccagaccatggatcggttataagttattgctctccctacttatgatatttttaccatgttttatatatatatgtatgcactcatgttcatgtccaggttttcagtttcagttcttatcatgttattccatgttccatgttatttctttcagttgttttacataccagtacattcaatgtgctgacgtccccttttattgcccgggggcctgcatttcacgatgcaggtactgatatacaggacgacacatctgctcagtaggaca is drawn from Lycium barbarum isolate Lr01 chromosome 8, ASM1917538v2, whole genome shotgun sequence and contains these coding sequences:
- the LOC132605374 gene encoding UDP-glycosyltransferase 76E1, with amino-acid sequence MKVQRSQSVVLVPCPFQGHVTPMLQLGSILHSQGFSIIVAHTEYNAPNYSNHPEFIFHSMDDGLQGIDISFPTLENMYDMNENCKDPLRNYLIKMLEEEEEENVRGDQLACIIYDNVMFFVDDVVTQLRLPSIVLRTFSAAYLNCMLTILQQPEKYLPFEDSQLLDPLPQLHPLRFKDVPFPVIDNDVPEPVLEFCRAMSNIGSSVATIWNTMQDLENSMLLRLQEHYNVPFFPIGPFHKMASLSSSTSILEEDRSCIEWLDKQASNSVLYVSLGSLVRIDDKELIEIAWGLVNSEQPFLWVIRPGSVSGFQWAEALPDGFVKMVGERGRIVKWAPQKQVLAHPAVAGFFSHCGWNSTLESICEEVPLICRPFLGDQPVNARYLSQIYKVGFELEVFERTVIEKTVRNLMLSEEGKDLKSRVVDMKQNIVAGMQTDGSSHKNLNDLVDFISSLPSRRAPPTPVVGAIVNSNHIPSKCIIES